CAAGATCTATTGAAGATCGTGCTTCGATGTAGATAACTTTCCCTCCGTCATCTTCTCCGATTGTAGAATGGGCAAAATGGAATACAAGGTCCATTTCCTCAAGGAGTTGCCTGTCAAGGTCGCAGGCTCCGTAGCAGGGGTTTGCTGAAATCTGGACTTCTGCACCGGTTTTTTCTTCAATCTCAGATGCAATTGCAAGAGATCTCCTTTTGAGGCCTTCGGGAAACTGGAGCCCAACTTTGTGGGCATCACGTTTTTTTATCTCGTCAATAATCCTTGGGATTTCCAGATCAAAGTCTTCAGTTGCGCTCACCTGCGACCTCCGTTACAACTACTCCGTCTGGTTTTACATCAATAGTGACAAGCACTTTGACTTTAACTCCGCCTGAGGAAAGTTTTGATGCTCCTTCCCCCCGACCAATTACGACTACAATGTCTACAATTTCAACACCCATACTTTGGAGTCCTTTTACAAGGGCATTCATAGTTCCCCCGGTGCTGATAACATCGTCTACAATAAGAATCCTGTCTCCCTTTTTGAGACCATTGATGTACAATTCGCCCTTTGAGTAGCCGGTGCTCTGGGATAATTTAACCTCCCCTTCCATGCCATATTCCCTTTTCCTTATGATAGAATACGGTATTCTTGTTTTCAGGGATAGGGCGGTTGCAATGGGTATTCCCATGGCTTCCACGGACACGATGCGATCAACGTCCATGTCTGCTATATTCATTATTCTCTCAGTGACATCCTCCAGCAATTCGGGTTCAATCATTGGGATTCCATCTGCGATGGGGTGGATAAAATAGGAATATTCGCCTCTCTTTATTATCGGGGCTTTAGAAAGGGATTCTTCGAGGATTTCAGGCATTTCAAATGTTCCTGTGTGTTAATATGAATATGTGAATGATGTATTGAAAGAATGCTGGGAGATAAAGTTTGTCCTTATTTAAGCATGGTGGATAATTACATATCTCTTTATACCCGCTTTACATGTGAGTACTACAATGAATGCACAGAAAGCTCCTGCCTCATCCGATCCAGAAAAGGTTCTTGTTCGAAATGCAGGAAAAGCTGATGAAAAAGCTGTTGATGTTTTACTTTCCACCTATTTCCTTGACCGGGATGATGTGGATA
The DNA window shown above is from Methanohalophilus levihalophilus and carries:
- the hpt gene encoding hypoxanthine/guanine phosphoribosyltransferase, whose product is MPEILEESLSKAPIIKRGEYSYFIHPIADGIPMIEPELLEDVTERIMNIADMDVDRIVSVEAMGIPIATALSLKTRIPYSIIRKREYGMEGEVKLSQSTGYSKGELYINGLKKGDRILIVDDVISTGGTMNALVKGLQSMGVEIVDIVVVIGRGEGASKLSSGGVKVKVLVTIDVKPDGVVVTEVAGERN